The Kwoniella mangroviensis CBS 8507 chromosome 1 map unlocalized Ctg02, whole genome shotgun sequence genome window below encodes:
- a CDS encoding 6,7-dimethyl-8-ribityllumazine synthase, translated as MSDPTIKGLPPPPVKYDGSNFRIAIVHARWNDAIIKALLEGTINKLKEQGVKEENIVVKSVPGSYELPFATKQLIEAGKVQSANAAPSMIASTTNLLSLIDNNTSSQPSEPKPSSTSTGPLTTPFDAVISIGCLIKGSTMHFEYICDSVTHGLMRIQLDTGTPVVFGVLTALNDDQALERAGIGRGEKGKGHNHGEDWGLAAVELAAQNKDWTKGVL; from the exons ATGTCCGATCCAACTATAAAAGGtctcccacctcctcctgtCAAATACGACGGATCGAATTTCCGAATCGCCATCGTTCACGCCAGATGGAACGATGCGATCATCAAGGCTCTCTTGGAAGGGACGATTaacaagttgaaagagcaAGGcgtgaaagaggagaatatCGTGGTGAAGAGTGTACCAGGCAGTTACGAGCTGCCTTTTGCTACCAAGCA ACTCATCGAAGCAGGTAAAGTCCAATCCGCCAATGCCGCTCCTTCAATGATAGCCTCAACCACCAAcctcctctctctcatcgATAACAACACTTCATCCCAACCATCCGAacccaaaccatcatcaacctcaactgGTCCATTGACCACTCCATTCGACGCTGTCATCTCGATTGGATGCTTGATCAAAGGTTCAACGATGCACTTCGAGTATATCTGCGATTCTGTCACCCACGGATTAATGCGAATTCAACTGGATACCGGGACACCAGTCGTTTTCGGTGTGTTGACCGCTTTAAATGATGATCAAGCACTTGAGAGAGctgggattggaagagggGAAAAAGGTAAAGGCCATA ACCATGGTGAAGATTGGGGTTTGGCAGCTGTCGAGCTTGCCGCTCAGAACAAAGATTGGACGAAAGGCGTACTTTGA
- a CDS encoding casein kinase II subunit alpha, with product MAAGRSVARVYANVNDKLGRSWWDYDNLVVQWGIQDNYEIVRKVGRGKYSEVFESIHLPSNSKCIVKVLKPVKKKKIKREIKILQNLAGGPNVVGLLDVVRDNQSKTPSIVTEYVNNVEFKTLYPKFTDFDVRFYMFELLKALDFCHSKGIMHRDVKPHNVMIDHEKRTLRLIDWGLAEFYHPGTEYNVRVASRYFKGPELLVDFQEYDYSLDMWSLGCMFASMIFRKEPFFHGHDNADQLVKITKVLGTDELFIYLERYEIDLDSQFDDILGRYPRKPWSRFITSENQRYISNEAIDFLDKLLRYDHQERLTAQESQEHPYFAPVREAAIRQ from the exons ATGGCAGCGGGCAGGAGTGTG GCCCGAGTATACGCTAATGTTAATGATAAATTGGGTAGATCATGGTGGGATTATG ACAATCTGGTAGTGCAATGGGGTATTCAAGACAACTACGAGATAGTCCGTAAAGTTGGTCGAGGAAAGTACTCCGAGGTATTCGAATCCATTCATCTACCATCGAATTCCAAATGTATAGTGAAAGTATTGAAACCagtgaaaaagaagaaaatcaaGAGAGAGATTAAGATTCTGCAGAACCTTGCTGGGGGACCGAATGTCGTGGGGCTGTTGGATGTCGTCAGGGATAATCAGAGTAAGACTCCGAGTATTGTGACGGAATATGTCAAT AACGTCGAATTCAAAACCCTCTACCCGAAGTTCACCGACTTCGACGTCCGATTCTACATGTTCGAATTGCTCAAAGCGTTAGATTTCTGTCACTCAAAGGGGATAATGCATAGGGATGTTAAGCCTCATAATGTTATGATCGATCACGAGAAGAGGACT CTCCGTCTAATCGATTGGGGGTTGGCAGAATTCTATCATCCAGGAACAGAATATAACGTCAGAGTAGCATCGAGATATTTCAAGGGACCTGAATTACTGGTGGATTTCCAAGAATACGATTATAGTTTGGATATGTGGAGTTTAGGTTGTATGTTTGCGAGTATG ATTTTCCGAAAAgaacctttcttccatgGACATGATAACGCAGATCAGTTAGTGAAGATTACGAAAGTATTAGGAACCGACGAACTTTTCATTTA TCTCGAGCGATACGAAATTGACCTAGACTCGCAATTCGATGATATACTCGGACGATATCCACGTAAACCCTGGTCGAGATTCATAACGTCCGAAAACCAACGATACATCTCGAATGAAGCTATTGATTTCTTGGATAAATTGTTGAGATACGATCATCAAGAGAGATTGACTGCTCAAGAAAGTCAAGAACATCCTTATTTCG CTCCCGTTAGAGAAGCGGCAATTAGACAATGA